The following proteins are co-located in the Calliphora vicina chromosome 2, idCalVici1.1, whole genome shotgun sequence genome:
- the LOC135950799 gene encoding uncharacterized protein LOC135950799, which yields MEEAYRSASRLPGISHVIPGDLVGHMRILGIFEKDPSIAISDHTSPTLVLNREFRFLIPERDEWLNQTWCQNNADQVWFTDGSKQANGDTGAGIYGPNFQRGIPMGTFPSIFQTEIYAILICSNVYLRRRLRDNIIFVMSDSQAALRALSSYEVRSGVVMDCLTSLNELGTHNELILCWVPGHEGHAGNERADCLANRGARRSFIGPEPFFGIPRGYTMERIRYWVESEFARFWGNLPGLR from the coding sequence ATGGAGGAGGCCTATAGGAGTGCATCCAGATTACCGGGAATATCTCATGTAATACCGGGAGATCTGGTTGGGCATATGCGCATTCTAGGCATCTTTGAAAAGGATCCTAGTATTGCAATATCTGACCATACGTCACCAACTCTGGTGTTGAATAGGGAGTTTAGGTTCCTTATACCTGAAAGGGACGAGTGGTTAAACCAAACATGGTGTCAAAATAATGCCGATCAAGTATGGTTTACTGATGGTTCCAAACAGGCAAATGGTGACACTGGGGCTGGTATCTATGGTCCCAATTTTCAAAGGGGTATCCCAATGGGAACATTCCCATCAATATTTCAGACGGAGATTTACGCCATCCTTATATGCTCCAATGTGTACTTAAGAAGGAGACTAAgggataatataatatttgttatgtCTGATAGTCAGGCTGCTCTTAGAGCATTATCATCATATGAAGTGAGGTCTGGTGTGGTCATGGACTGCTTGACATCCTTGAATGAACTCGGCACACACAATGAACTTATACTGTGCTGGGTACCTGGCCATGAAGGTCACGCTGGCAATGAACGTGCTGATTGTCTTGCCAACAGGGGCGCTCGACGCTCGTTTATAGGTCCTGAACCGTTCTTTGGCATCCCACGTGGATACACTATGGAACGTATTCGTTATTGGGTTGAATCGGAATTTGCCCGTTTTTGGGGTAATCTACCAGGTCTAAGATAA